In one window of Allochromatium tepidum DNA:
- the cas1f gene encoding type I-F CRISPR-associated endonuclease Cas1f → MKQKANYKPKQILLSKRANVFYLEHARVLQKDGRIIYLTDTGEDVEQYFNIPERNTIFLMLGKGTSITDAAVRRLSESNVIVGFCGSGGSPLFAMSDPVFLLPQSEYRPTEYMQAWVKLWFDEKRRLDAAKALLQRRIALAEAAWRGNTFLLERQILLANNKIEIFKHRIDTSADTTSLLLAEADWAKSLYASLAAGCKINHFTRNEGQGKKESISDRVNSFLDHGNYIAYGYAAAVLNTLGISFSFPILHGKTRRGALVFDVADLIKDAYVMPLAFECGLNLKSSDQDFRSGLIEVVHEAGLVDLLFDFVKEVVHID, encoded by the coding sequence ATGAAGCAAAAAGCAAATTACAAGCCGAAGCAAATATTGCTCTCAAAAAGAGCGAATGTTTTTTACCTTGAGCATGCGCGCGTGCTCCAGAAAGACGGTAGAATTATTTACTTGACGGATACCGGAGAGGATGTCGAGCAGTATTTTAATATACCAGAGCGAAATACAATATTTTTAATGCTGGGCAAGGGGACTTCGATTACAGACGCGGCTGTTAGGCGATTGTCTGAATCTAATGTCATCGTAGGTTTTTGTGGTAGCGGAGGATCGCCATTATTTGCCATGTCGGATCCGGTTTTTTTGTTGCCCCAAAGCGAATACAGGCCAACAGAGTATATGCAGGCATGGGTGAAGCTGTGGTTTGATGAAAAGCGAAGATTGGATGCCGCCAAGGCGCTTCTTCAGCGACGTATCGCATTAGCAGAAGCTGCTTGGCGTGGAAACACTTTTTTGCTTGAGCGTCAAATTTTATTGGCTAATAACAAAATTGAAATTTTTAAGCATCGTATTGATACTTCAGCGGATACGACATCTCTTTTGTTAGCCGAGGCTGATTGGGCGAAGAGTCTTTATGCCAGCCTGGCGGCGGGATGCAAAATCAATCATTTTACAAGAAACGAGGGGCAAGGTAAAAAAGAAAGCATCTCAGATCGAGTCAATAGTTTTCTCGATCATGGAAATTATATTGCGTATGGATATGCGGCGGCTGTTCTCAACACGCTTGGCATTAGTTTTTCTTTTCCTATTTTGCACGGAAAAACGCGCCGTGGAGCACTTGTTTTTGATGTAGCCGATTTGATCAAAGATGCTTACGTTATGCCGTTAGCTTTTGAGTGCGGCTTAAATCTTAAGTCGAGCGATCAAGATTTTAGATCTGGGCTGATCGAGGTTGTGCATGAAGCTGGCCTAGTTGACCTTTTGTTCGACTTCGTTAAGGAGGTGGTTCATATAGACTAA